Below is a genomic region from Fusobacterium canifelinum.
TGATGGTTGGACTGTTGTAACAAGAGATGGTAAAAGGTCTGCACACTTTGAACACAGTGTAGCTATTATTGATGGCAAGGCCGTTGTTTTAAGTGAATTAGATTAATAATATTTTTAGGAAATAATATGAAAAAGTTTTTATTTATATCACTATTATTTTTTTCAATTTCTATACTCGTAAAGGGTATAGAAATTTTTGAATACATCCCATTTTTATTTAATAGTTCAGTAGCTGATAATTTACCTCAGCAATTTTTAAATGAACTTGATAAAAAAATAGTTTTTACAGGAAAAATGGAAGATACAGAAAAGATTGTTACTATTTACAAAGAAGGAGATAATCTTATATATGTTTATGGTTTAGAAGGGAAAAAACCAGAAATAAAGATAGTTGGAAAAGCTGATAAGAACCTATTTAAAAATTTTGGTGGAATGGATTTAGAACCTTGGTATCATTTAGTTTTTAAAAATAAAAATTATAGTTATGTTATCACTTATGCTGATAATAATGATTTTGGACCTCGTTACAGATTAGAAGTCTATAAAGATGGAAACTTAAACCCAATTTTTCATAAAAGATTAGATAGTTCTACTGTTACGGATGTTTTCTTTTTAGATTATATAAATGATGAAGAAAGTATTTTTTATAATTTACCACAAGATAAAGTACCTTTTTATTATTAAATAAAACTAGGAGAAATTATGATAGAAGTAAAACAATTACTTAATAATGAAAAGAATGAAGCATTATTATTTGCAAAAAGAGTTTATATTGAAAGTAAAGATGAAAGTTATAGTGAACAAGGAATAGAAACCTTTTGTAAGTTTGTTGATAATAAAAAAATAACAAAATCATTTAAAGTTTATGGTGCTTTTGAAGATAATGTTTTAAAAGGACTTATAGCAACAGATAGGAGAAAAAGACATATAAGTTTATTTTTTGTAGATAAGATTTCACAAGGTAAAGGTATTGGAAAGAAACTGATGAGTACTGTTATAGATGACAACGAGAATTCATTTATAACTGTAAATTCTTCAAGGTATGCTATTCCTATTTATGAAAAAATAGGCTTTATAAAAACTGAGGAAGAAAAAGAAAAAGATGGACTTAAATTTACTCCTATGAAATTAGTATTAAAAGATGAAATAAAGTAGAAAAAATTTAATAATATTAAAAAAGTTCTGATTTAATCAGAGCTTTTTTGTTCTAAAAAGTAGTTTAAATTGAATGAAAATAATTAAAAAAAATATAAAAGTTGTGCTATAATTTGATTAAAAGTTAAATTTGGAGGAAAATTATGAATGCAGAAATTGATATCAGTAATGTAAAATTAGAAACAGAAAGATTAATTCTTCGTGCTTGGGAAATTACTGATTTAGATAATTTTTTTGAATATGCTTCTGTAAGTGGTGTAGGTGAAAAAGCAGGTTGGGAACACCACAAAAGTAAAGATGAAAGTTTAGAAATACTTAAAATGTTTATAGATGAGAAAAAAGTTTTTGCTATTGTTCTAAAAGAAAATCAAAAAGTTATTGGTTCTATTGGTATAGAAGAATGTAGACAAGATTTGGATAAGAATTTAGAAAATTTACTTGGGAGAGAATTAGGTTATGTGTTAAGTAAAGACTATTGGAACAAGGGAATAATGACGGAAGCTGTTTCAAAAGTTATTGAATATTGTTTTAAAATATTAAAATTAAATTACCTAATAGCAACATGTTTTAATTATAATATTGAGTCAAAAAAAGTTTTAGAAAAATTAAATTTTAAATATTACAAAGATATTTCAATAGAAACAAGGTATAACACTAAAGAAGAATCAACTTTAATGATTTTAAAAAATCTAAAATTTCTAAGAAATAAAAATTAATATAAAAATTTTAGGAGAATATATTATGAAAGCAAATAATTTAGATGAGCTTTTCAAAAAGAAAAAAACTTCAAATATATCATTTTATCTTAAAATAACTATAATTGTGTTTGCAATGCTTGTATTGTTTTTTATACCTTTCTTTATCTCTAATTTGATAAATGCTGATAAAAAATCTTATGAAATTAAGACTAATGGTGAACAATATGGAAATAGTGAATTTATTAAATATCAAGGAAAAATTTCTGTTGCTATTCCTAGTGGAGGAAGATATATTTTAGATGATGCTGATGTAAATTCATTTAGAACATTAAATTCAGAAGACAGAAGTACTAGAATTATTGGTTTAGATAAAAATCATGTTTATTTTGGAAATATTGCAATTTCAGATTTAGATCCAAATAAACTTAAAGTTATAGGAAATGGTTATTATACTGATGGTACAGCTACTTATTTTTGTTCACCAGTTTCTGAAAGAAACAAAAAATTATCTGTTCCAATGGAGATTTTACAGTCTTTAACATATGCTTTTTCAAAGACTAAAAGGGCTCAAGATTATATCTATCCTTACAGAAAGGTAGAAACAGATAAAAAAATAATAGCAGTTCAAAATTTTTCTTTTTTTGCAACAGATGGAGAAAAAGTTTATTATGAGGGAGAAATATTAGAAAATGCAGATTTGAATACTTTAAAAAGTGTTGATGGATATAATGAATATTTTGCTGATAAGGAAAATGTTTATTATAAATCAAAACTTTTACCAATTAAAAATAGTGGAAAGTTAATAGTTGTTTCAACTGAGCAAGGGGATGAATTTCTTTATGATGGGGCAAATGGTTATGTTTTTATAGAAGATTATTCTTTTGATAGAGAAAAAGCACCTTATAAAGTAATAGGAAATAATGGAAATCATCTATACAATTTGGCTTTTGTTAATAATGAAGGTATCTACTATTATGACGATCAAGAAAAGAAACAATTAAAAGCAGGAGATAATATTTTTATTGGAAATATTGAGGAAATAAGCCCTAATATTTTTACTGATGATAAGAATATTTATTATTTTCATGCTTATGATGTATGGAAAAACTATAAAAATGGGGGAAGTGTTTTATTTTCAAGAAATACAGAGATATATTACTTAGATAAAAAAGATGGCTGGGAAAAAGTAAAAGATATTAGAAGTGGAATTATTGGAGGTATATGGAAAAAAGGAAATAGATATTATTACTTTGATAATTTAGGAATTTTTCAATTAATAGATAATGTCATTTATGAAATAAGAGATAAAGAAACATTGGAATATTTATTAAATTACAATGAAGGAAGTAGCAAAATAGGAGAACTTATTGAAAATGGAAAGCTAATAAAAATTGAGGGAGAGAAAAAAATGGAAATAGTAGTAAAACATAAAAATGCTAGAATTACTATGGCAAAATACTCTAAAATATTTTTAGCTATAGTTATTATTGCCTCAATTATTATAAGATTATTAAAGGGGTTAAGGAATGAAAAAAAATTCTAACATTTCATTTATAAAATTTATTTTCATTATTTATGTAATAATTTTTATGTTTCTTTCTTTATCTTATATTTTACTTTTACTGAAAAAATCAGCCTCAAATTCTGATGAAATAGAGATAAATGGACAGAAATATGGAAATACCCAATTTGTAAAATATAATAATCAAATATCTATTCCTGTTCCTAGTGGGGGAAGATATTTTTTAGAGAATGTTGATGTTGATTCATTTAGAGTATTAGATTCACAAAATTATTCAGATAGAAGTACTTTAATAGTTGGCTTGGATAAGAATTCTGTCTATTTTGGAAATATTCGTATTCCCGACTTAAATCCTAACAAGCTTAAAGTCATAGGAAATGGTTATTACACCGATGGAACAATACCTACTTTTGTTCTGATATGTCTGAAAGAAATAAAAACTTATCTTCTCAAATGGAAATCTTTCAGACTTTGATATATGCTTTTTCAAAGACTAAAAGACCTCAATCTTATATCTATCCTTATAAAAAGGTAGAAACAGATAAAAGATTACAAGCAGTTGCAAATTTATCATTTTTTGCAACTGATGGAGACAAAGTCTATTATAAAGGGGAAGTTTTAGAGAATGTTGATTTGAATACTCTAGTGCCTATTGATGGTCAGTATACATATTTTACTGATAAAGAAAATGTCTATTATCATTCTAAACTTCTACCAATTAAAAATAGTGGTAATTTAAAAGTTGTTTCACTTAATCCAGATGATAAATTTCTTTATGATGAAATAAATGGCTATGTTTTTATAGGAGATTATTCTTTTGACAGAGAAAAAGCTCCTTATAAAATTATTGGAAGTAATGGAACTCATCTTTACAGTTTAATATTTGTTAGTGATGATGGAATATATTTTTATGATAGTGAAAACAAAAAACAAATAAAGTTAAAAGATAATATCTTTGTTGGAGATATTGAAGAAATTAGTCCTAACGTTTTTACTGATAACGAGAATATATACTATTTTCAAAACTATGAAATATGGAAAAAATATAAAAATAGAGGAAGTTTCTTAGCTTCAAGAAATACAGAAGTTTATTCTTTAGGTAAAAAAGAATCTTGGAAAAAATTAGCTGATATAGGTAATGAAAATATAGGTAGTCTTTGGCAAAAAGATAATGAATATTACTATTTTGATAACTTAGAAAATTCTTCCTCAACAAGAGATTACAGAAGTACTATTTACAAAATAACAGATAAAAGTACTCTTGAAAGCTTATTATCTTATCCAGAGTATATAAATGCTGAGAAGATAGATGAGTTTATTTTAAATAAAAACTTTCAAGATGTTAAAGGTGAAAAACTTTTTACTGCAACTATAAAATTTCATAATGTTCTTAAAGTATTTTTAGGAGTTCTATTAGTATTAGGCTTTATTTTTATAGTATTTTTCTTATATTTAAACAAACTTAATAAGGAAGATAAGAAAAATATTGATAAAATGCTACTTGAAAAATATAGAAATATAAAACCTATATCTAAAAATTATAACGATAAAGAATAGAGGTCAAAGATGAAAATAAATGGTGAAGATTTATCAACTACTGAAAAAAAAGAAAAAAATAAAAAACAACATAAACTTTTAATAAAATTTTTAATAGTCTTTACTATTATTGTTATAGTATTTATTTTATCTGAAGTGTTTTTTATTTATAAAATAAAGTCAGACTATAAGTTTAATCAAGAAATCGTAGAAAATGGTCAAAAATATGAAAAAAGTATTTATATTAAATATGAAGGGAAAATCTATTGCAATTCATTCGGTGATATATATCAATTAAAAGATGTTGATATAGATAGTTTTAAAACATTTGATAC
It encodes:
- a CDS encoding GNAT family N-acetyltransferase, translated to MIEVKQLLNNEKNEALLFAKRVYIESKDESYSEQGIETFCKFVDNKKITKSFKVYGAFEDNVLKGLIATDRRKRHISLFFVDKISQGKGIGKKLMSTVIDDNENSFITVNSSRYAIPIYEKIGFIKTEEEKEKDGLKFTPMKLVLKDEIK
- a CDS encoding GNAT family N-acetyltransferase, which translates into the protein MNAEIDISNVKLETERLILRAWEITDLDNFFEYASVSGVGEKAGWEHHKSKDESLEILKMFIDEKKVFAIVLKENQKVIGSIGIEECRQDLDKNLENLLGRELGYVLSKDYWNKGIMTEAVSKVIEYCFKILKLNYLIATCFNYNIESKKVLEKLNFKYYKDISIETRYNTKEESTLMILKNLKFLRNKN
- a CDS encoding DKNYY domain-containing protein, with the translated sequence MKANNLDELFKKKKTSNISFYLKITIIVFAMLVLFFIPFFISNLINADKKSYEIKTNGEQYGNSEFIKYQGKISVAIPSGGRYILDDADVNSFRTLNSEDRSTRIIGLDKNHVYFGNIAISDLDPNKLKVIGNGYYTDGTATYFCSPVSERNKKLSVPMEILQSLTYAFSKTKRAQDYIYPYRKVETDKKIIAVQNFSFFATDGEKVYYEGEILENADLNTLKSVDGYNEYFADKENVYYKSKLLPIKNSGKLIVVSTEQGDEFLYDGANGYVFIEDYSFDREKAPYKVIGNNGNHLYNLAFVNNEGIYYYDDQEKKQLKAGDNIFIGNIEEISPNIFTDDKNIYYFHAYDVWKNYKNGGSVLFSRNTEIYYLDKKDGWEKVKDIRSGIIGGIWKKGNRYYYFDNLGIFQLIDNVIYEIRDKETLEYLLNYNEGSSKIGELIENGKLIKIEGEKKMEIVVKHKNARITMAKYSKIFLAIVIIASIIIRLLKGLRNEKKF